From a single Arachis hypogaea cultivar Tifrunner chromosome 3, arahy.Tifrunner.gnm2.J5K5, whole genome shotgun sequence genomic region:
- the LOC112790925 gene encoding protein LURP-one-related 4 yields the protein MAKNKIHPQELAPSNPPLTLSAKGETYTLWMKSLVFHSNGCTVYDSKGDIVYRVDNYDRKGTREVNLMDLRGRVLCTIHKRLIALGRRWEGYRSCNSSSSDIEERPWFQVKRKKMMMMKKKKKKEKVACEIRVGCVEYCIVRNSEKEAAYRIVNKDGNVIAEAKQKHSSSGVVLGNDVLTLDVAPNTDHSLVMALVTAYGLICGTM from the exons atggcGAAGAACAAGATTCACCCTCAAGAACTTGCTCCTTCTAATCCTCCTCTTACTCTTTCTGCAAAGGGAGAAACATATACACTGTGGATGAAATCGTTAGTGTTCCACTCCAATGGTTGCACTGTGTATGATTCCAAGGGTGACATAGTGTACCGTGTCGATAACTATGACCGAAAAGGTACAAGAGAAGTTAACCTCATGGATCTTAGAGGCAGAGTTCTCTGCACCATACACAAg AGATTAATAGCTTTGGGACGACGATGGGAAGGGTACAGATCATGCAATAGCAGTAGTAGTGATATTGAGGAGAGGCCATGGTTCCAAGTGAAgagaaagaagatgatgatgatgaagaagaagaagaagaaggagaaagtagCGTGCGAAATAAGGGTAGGGTGTGTTGAATACTGCATAGTGAGAAATAGTGAGAAAGAAGCAGCATATCGGATAGTAAACAAAGACGGAAATGTCATTGCAGAGGCAAAGCAGAAGCACTCATCGTCAGGGGTAGTTTTGGGAAATGATGTTCTAACTTTGGATGTGGCTCCTAACACAGATCATTCACTTGTTATGGCTTTGGTTACCGCATATGGATTGATATGCGGCACAATGTAA